Proteins found in one Paucidesulfovibrio longus DSM 6739 genomic segment:
- a CDS encoding helix-turn-helix transcriptional regulator: protein MTSPHDVRFWRDPELQDLEIRFSRYRSVSFPKHAHETYSIGAVLSGGTRLWARGREQRVAEGCLVLFAPGEVHSCNPEDPDWAYYMFHVRPDWLEALARDMAGASAAGEASVRFPRTVVRDAELVDALQRLAVSVTEQAELLERQGRAVEAFGLLLARHGEVGRTGGDVAGERRAVSRVREILSENFADKLTLEDLAREAALSPYHLLRVFRESTGLTPHAWRTQRRISHARDLLAQGVPLARAAQETGFADQSHFSKAFKQYVGVTPGGYLREASAQSNF from the coding sequence ATGACCTCGCCGCACGACGTGCGCTTTTGGCGCGACCCGGAACTGCAAGACCTGGAAATCCGTTTCTCCCGCTATCGCAGCGTTTCCTTTCCGAAGCATGCCCACGAAACCTATTCGATAGGTGCCGTGCTTTCCGGCGGAACCCGTCTCTGGGCGCGCGGCCGGGAGCAGCGAGTCGCCGAAGGCTGCCTTGTGCTTTTCGCGCCGGGCGAGGTGCACTCCTGCAATCCCGAAGATCCTGATTGGGCCTATTACATGTTTCACGTCCGCCCGGATTGGCTGGAGGCGCTCGCCAGGGACATGGCCGGGGCATCGGCTGCCGGAGAAGCGTCGGTCCGGTTTCCGCGGACGGTGGTTCGCGACGCCGAGCTGGTGGACGCCTTGCAGCGATTGGCGGTGTCCGTGACGGAGCAGGCCGAGCTTCTGGAGCGGCAGGGGCGGGCCGTGGAGGCTTTCGGACTGCTTCTCGCGCGGCACGGCGAAGTGGGCCGGACCGGCGGCGACGTTGCAGGCGAGCGCCGGGCCGTGAGCCGGGTACGCGAAATCCTGTCCGAAAATTTCGCAGACAAGCTGACCCTCGAAGATCTGGCCCGCGAGGCGGCCCTGAGTCCCTACCATCTCTTGCGGGTCTTCCGGGAAAGCACGGGGCTCACTCCGCACGCCTGGCGCACGCAGCGGCGCATCAGCCACGCGCGCGACCTGCTCGCGCAGGGGGTTCCCCTGGCGCGGGCTGCCCAGGAGACCGGGTTCGCGGACCAAAGCCATTTCAGCAAAGCCTTCAAGCAGTATGTCGGAGTGACGCCCGGCGGCTATCTGCGGGAGGCTTCCGCGCAGAGCAATTTTTGA
- a CDS encoding bacteriohemerythrin has translation MVFAEWNEGLSVGDEEIDGQHKWLFFIINRLVDAIGQDDEERAVVRCMVDMERYALTHFSTEEAYMESLGYPGLAQHRLLHLGFAEQVENFREALILGEISAVDVADYLKKWLVAHIQKADGDIARTMGLGG, from the coding sequence GTGGTGTTCGCTGAATGGAACGAGGGCTTGTCCGTCGGGGACGAAGAAATCGACGGCCAGCACAAATGGCTGTTCTTCATTATTAACCGCCTCGTGGACGCCATCGGCCAGGACGACGAGGAACGGGCTGTCGTACGCTGCATGGTGGACATGGAGCGCTACGCCCTGACGCATTTTTCCACCGAGGAAGCCTACATGGAAAGCCTGGGCTATCCCGGACTCGCCCAGCACCGACTGTTGCATCTGGGATTCGCCGAACAGGTTGAGAACTTCCGGGAAGCGCTCATTCTTGGGGAAATCTCCGCAGTCGATGTGGCCGATTATCTCAAGAAATGGCTGGTCGCGCATATCCAGAAGGCGGACGGCGACATCGCCCGGACCATGGGGCTTGGCGGCTGA
- the leuB gene encoding 3-isopropylmalate dehydrogenase, with the protein MTKICVLAGDGIGPEIVAQALRVLAKVGERFGRSFEIENALIGGCAIDATGGPLPQETVDKCRASDAVLLGAVGGPKWDDLDPAIRPEKGLLGIRKELVLFANLRPAKLFSELRDACYLRPDITAKGLDVMVVRELTGGIYFGEPRGEELREGKRVGWNTMIYHEDEVRRIGVVAFEAARKRGKKVCSVDKANVLDVSRVWRAVMREVAAQYPDVEFSEMYVDNAAMQLVRDPSQFDVMVTGNLFGDILSDEAAAITGSIGMLPSASLGSGGPGLYEPIHGSAPDIAGQNKANPLATILSISMMLRHSLGMAEEADAVDAAVEKTLAQDYRTGDIMQPGAIPVGCKEMADAVLANI; encoded by the coding sequence ATGACCAAGATTTGCGTATTGGCCGGAGACGGCATCGGGCCGGAAATCGTGGCCCAGGCCCTGCGTGTGCTGGCGAAGGTCGGCGAGCGTTTCGGGCGGAGTTTTGAAATCGAAAACGCGCTGATCGGCGGATGCGCCATCGATGCCACGGGCGGGCCGCTGCCCCAGGAAACCGTGGACAAGTGCCGCGCTTCGGACGCCGTGCTGCTCGGCGCCGTGGGCGGCCCCAAGTGGGACGACCTGGATCCCGCCATCCGTCCCGAAAAGGGGCTGCTCGGCATTCGCAAGGAGCTGGTGCTGTTCGCCAACCTGCGTCCGGCCAAGCTTTTTTCGGAACTGCGCGACGCCTGCTACCTGCGGCCCGACATCACGGCCAAGGGGCTCGACGTGATGGTGGTGCGGGAGCTTACCGGCGGCATATACTTCGGCGAACCGCGCGGCGAGGAGCTGCGCGAGGGCAAGCGCGTGGGCTGGAACACCATGATCTACCACGAGGACGAGGTCCGGCGCATCGGCGTGGTCGCTTTCGAGGCGGCCCGCAAGCGGGGCAAAAAGGTCTGTTCCGTGGACAAGGCCAACGTGCTCGACGTTTCCCGCGTCTGGCGGGCGGTCATGCGCGAGGTGGCGGCCCAGTACCCGGACGTGGAGTTCAGCGAGATGTACGTGGACAACGCGGCCATGCAGCTCGTGCGCGACCCCTCCCAGTTCGACGTCATGGTCACGGGCAACCTCTTCGGCGACATCCTTTCCGACGAGGCCGCCGCCATCACCGGGTCCATCGGCATGCTTCCCTCGGCTTCCCTGGGGAGCGGCGGTCCGGGGCTGTACGAACCCATCCACGGTTCCGCGCCGGACATCGCCGGGCAGAACAAGGCCAACCCCCTGGCCACGATTCTGTCCATTTCCATGATGCTGCGCCACTCCCTGGGCATGGCCGAGGAGGCGGACGCCGTTGACGCCGCCGTGGAAAAGACCCTGGCCCAGGACTACCGCACGGGCGACATCATGCAGCCGGGAGCCATTCCCGTCGGTTGCAAGGAGATGGCCGATGCCGTTCTTGCGAATATCTGA
- a CDS encoding 3-isopropylmalate dehydratase small subunit yields MKVQGKAHVVGDHIDTDAIIPARFLVTTDPAQLGANCMEGLEAGWIKRVSANDIMVAGENFGCGSSREHAPISILGAGIPVVVAKSFARIFYRNGFNMGLVLLEVGDEIDKLRDGDELEVDTATGVIRNLTTGEQVQCAPVPPFMQEILDAGGLVPYVKKRLAA; encoded by the coding sequence ATGAAAGTACAGGGCAAGGCGCACGTGGTCGGCGACCACATCGACACGGACGCCATCATTCCGGCGCGGTTTCTGGTGACCACGGACCCGGCGCAGCTCGGCGCGAACTGCATGGAAGGCCTGGAAGCGGGCTGGATCAAGCGGGTCAGCGCCAACGACATCATGGTGGCCGGGGAGAACTTCGGCTGCGGCTCTTCGCGGGAACACGCGCCCATCTCCATCCTCGGCGCGGGAATCCCCGTGGTCGTGGCCAAGAGCTTCGCGCGCATCTTCTATCGCAACGGCTTCAACATGGGGCTGGTGCTTTTGGAAGTGGGCGATGAGATCGACAAGCTGCGCGACGGCGACGAACTGGAAGTGGACACGGCTACCGGCGTGATCCGCAACCTGACCACGGGCGAGCAGGTGCAGTGCGCACCGGTGCCGCCGTTCATGCAGGAGATCCTGGATGCGGGGGGACTGGTTCCGTATGTGAAGAAACGTTTGGCCGCCTGA
- the leuC gene encoding 3-isopropylmalate dehydratase large subunit, translating to MPQTLAEKILQRHTDEEAASGRIVRCRVDMVLANDITAPLAIKSFKAMGAEKVFDKDRVALVCDHFTPNKDIDSAEQVKVVRDFARQMDVTHYYEGGNVGVEHALLPELGLVGPGDVVVGADSHTCTYGGLGAFATGMGSTDIAGAMALGETWFKVPPSIKVEIKGKPEPFVGAKDYMLKLIGEIGVAGALYKALEFCGPIVEGLTVEGRMTMANMAIEAGGKVGLFAVDGKTLEYAGQAGRKGDVVLFPDKDAEYERLVEINVDDMSPQIACPHLPDNVRPVDEVAGLRVDQSVIGSCTNGRIEDLREAAAVLRGRKVAKHVRCIVLPATPRIWTQALREGLLEIFMEAGCIVGPATCGPCLGGHMGILAGGERAIATTNRNFKGRMGSLESEVYLSGPAVAAASAIAGEIAHPAHV from the coding sequence ATGCCCCAGACGTTAGCTGAAAAGATTTTGCAGCGGCATACCGACGAGGAGGCCGCTTCCGGCCGGATCGTCCGCTGCCGGGTGGACATGGTCCTGGCCAACGACATTACCGCTCCCCTCGCCATCAAGTCCTTCAAGGCCATGGGCGCGGAAAAGGTCTTCGACAAAGACCGCGTGGCGCTGGTCTGCGACCATTTCACGCCCAACAAGGACATCGATTCCGCCGAACAGGTCAAGGTCGTGCGGGATTTCGCCCGGCAGATGGACGTGACCCATTATTACGAAGGCGGCAATGTGGGAGTGGAGCATGCCCTGCTGCCGGAGCTGGGGCTTGTCGGTCCCGGCGACGTGGTGGTCGGCGCGGACAGCCATACCTGCACCTACGGCGGCCTGGGCGCGTTCGCCACGGGCATGGGCTCCACGGACATCGCCGGAGCCATGGCCCTTGGGGAAACCTGGTTCAAGGTGCCGCCGAGCATCAAGGTGGAGATCAAGGGCAAGCCCGAACCGTTCGTGGGCGCCAAGGACTACATGCTGAAGCTGATCGGGGAGATCGGCGTGGCCGGTGCGCTCTACAAGGCGCTTGAATTCTGCGGTCCCATCGTGGAAGGACTCACCGTCGAGGGACGCATGACCATGGCCAACATGGCCATCGAAGCGGGCGGCAAGGTCGGACTCTTCGCCGTGGACGGCAAGACCCTGGAGTATGCCGGACAAGCCGGGCGCAAGGGCGACGTTGTGCTCTTCCCGGACAAGGACGCCGAGTACGAGCGGCTCGTGGAGATCAACGTGGACGACATGTCCCCGCAGATCGCCTGCCCCCATCTGCCGGACAACGTCCGCCCCGTGGACGAGGTCGCTGGGCTGCGGGTGGACCAGTCCGTGATCGGCTCCTGCACCAACGGCCGCATCGAAGACCTGCGCGAGGCCGCCGCAGTGCTGCGCGGCAGGAAGGTCGCGAAGCATGTGCGCTGCATCGTGCTGCCCGCCACCCCCAGGATCTGGACCCAGGCCCTGCGCGAGGGGCTGCTCGAAATCTTCATGGAAGCGGGCTGCATCGTCGGTCCGGCCACCTGCGGCCCCTGCCTGGGAGGGCACATGGGCATTCTGGCGGGCGGCGAGCGCGCCATCGCCACCACCAACCGCAACTTCAAGGGCCGCATGGGCAGCCTGGAAAGCGAAGTGTACCTGTCCGGTCCCGCCGTGGCCGCGGCCTCGGCAATCGCCGGAGAAATCGCCCACCCCGCGCACGTCTAG
- a CDS encoding 2-isopropylmalate synthase — MADRVYVFDTTLRDGEQSPGATMNLHEKISMARQLETLGVDIIEAGFPIASQGDFEAVREIARSVGDGVQVAGLCRSVLKDIDRAWEAVKVAKNPRIHTFLATSDIHMKYKLQRTPEQVLEMAEAAVRHAVSLTPNVEFSAEDASRSDWGFLAKVCELVIDCGATTVNIPDTVGYIQPFEYHDLIKYLIEKVPNSHKAVFSVHCHNDLGLAVANTLAAIRAGARQVECTISGIGERAGNAALEEVIMALNTRKEAYEVETGVDTTQLFPSCRRLAQIIGQPIPPYKAVVGPNAFAHESGVHQDGMLKNRMTYEIMTPEAIGRSGTEMVIGKHSGSHAIKAKVKELGYDLDDAQLAVVFQAVKDLADKKEKIYDEDVQAMIMEKVFRKRDLFRIKDMSVSSSSGSVPPQAAVVMEFLRDGELVEEKTNVVFGKGCVDAVFRCICDVVNVHPKLERYSVNAVTAGTDALGQVSIRIEENGIRAVGRAADSDVIRASAMALVNALNRLMKIKEEN, encoded by the coding sequence ATGGCTGACCGCGTATACGTATTCGACACCACCCTCCGCGACGGCGAGCAGTCGCCCGGCGCGACCATGAACCTGCACGAGAAGATCAGCATGGCCCGGCAGCTCGAGACGCTGGGCGTGGACATCATCGAGGCGGGTTTTCCCATCGCCAGCCAGGGCGACTTCGAGGCCGTGCGCGAAATCGCCCGTTCCGTGGGGGACGGCGTGCAGGTGGCCGGGCTCTGCCGCTCCGTGCTGAAAGACATCGACCGCGCCTGGGAGGCCGTCAAGGTTGCCAAGAATCCGCGCATTCACACCTTCCTCGCCACCAGCGACATTCACATGAAGTACAAGCTTCAGCGCACGCCGGAGCAGGTGCTTGAAATGGCCGAAGCGGCCGTTCGCCATGCCGTGTCCCTGACCCCCAACGTGGAGTTTTCCGCCGAGGACGCCTCCCGCTCGGACTGGGGCTTTCTGGCCAAGGTCTGCGAGCTGGTCATCGACTGCGGCGCAACCACGGTGAACATTCCCGACACCGTGGGCTACATCCAGCCTTTCGAATACCACGATCTGATCAAATATCTGATCGAGAAGGTGCCCAACAGCCACAAGGCCGTCTTCTCGGTGCACTGCCACAACGATCTCGGCCTGGCCGTGGCCAACACCCTGGCGGCCATCCGCGCCGGAGCCCGGCAGGTGGAGTGCACCATTTCCGGCATCGGCGAGCGCGCGGGCAACGCGGCCCTGGAAGAGGTCATCATGGCCTTGAACACCCGCAAGGAAGCCTACGAGGTGGAAACCGGAGTGGACACCACCCAGCTCTTCCCCTCCTGCCGACGCCTGGCCCAGATCATCGGCCAGCCCATTCCGCCGTACAAGGCCGTGGTCGGACCCAACGCCTTTGCCCACGAATCCGGCGTGCATCAGGACGGCATGCTCAAGAACCGCATGACCTACGAGATCATGACTCCGGAGGCCATCGGCCGCTCCGGCACGGAAATGGTCATCGGCAAGCATTCCGGCTCCCATGCAATCAAGGCCAAGGTCAAGGAGCTGGGCTACGATCTGGACGACGCCCAGCTGGCCGTGGTTTTCCAGGCCGTCAAGGATCTGGCGGACAAGAAGGAAAAGATTTACGACGAAGACGTGCAGGCCATGATCATGGAAAAGGTCTTCCGCAAGCGCGACCTTTTCCGCATCAAGGACATGAGCGTTTCTTCCAGTTCCGGCAGCGTGCCTCCCCAGGCCGCCGTGGTCATGGAGTTCCTCCGCGACGGCGAGCTGGTGGAGGAAAAGACGAACGTCGTCTTCGGCAAGGGATGCGTGGACGCCGTGTTCCGCTGCATCTGCGACGTGGTGAACGTGCACCCCAAGCTGGAGCGCTATTCCGTCAATGCCGTGACCGCCGGGACCGACGCCCTGGGCCAGGTCAGCATCCGCATTGAGGAGAACGGCATTCGGGCCGTGGGCCGCGCCGCCGATTCCGACGTCATCCGCGCATCGGCCATGGCGCTCGTCAACGCCTTGAACCGGCTGATGAAGATCAAAGAGGAGAACTGA
- the pssA gene encoding CDP-diacylglycerol--serine O-phosphatidyltransferase, translating to MAVRKRLPRSKAVYILPNLFTTASLFLGFMGMVWSVRGDFESCALAILGSAVFDALDGRVARMTNTTSEFGVQYDSLADLVAFGVSPAILVYMWQLSQFGRLGLMASFLLVACGALRLARFNVQVKVTDKRFFTGLPIPAAACTLATLVLFMPFVPPHIAETSLAPALLVLVYLLSFLMVSTVRFASFKELGFLRAHSFSTMVVAILLFVLVATKPRVLGFLIFLAYIASGLGYTLFVLSRRGAKLSQPPHEDAEHGEKEGGR from the coding sequence ATGGCTGTTCGCAAGCGGCTGCCGCGCAGCAAGGCCGTCTACATCCTGCCCAACCTGTTTACCACCGCCAGCCTCTTTCTGGGGTTCATGGGCATGGTTTGGTCCGTGCGCGGCGATTTCGAGTCCTGCGCGCTGGCCATCCTGGGCAGCGCCGTCTTCGACGCCCTGGACGGCAGGGTGGCGCGCATGACCAACACCACCAGCGAATTCGGGGTCCAGTACGATTCCCTGGCCGATCTCGTGGCTTTCGGCGTTTCCCCCGCGATCCTGGTCTACATGTGGCAGCTTTCGCAGTTCGGCCGCCTGGGCCTGATGGCCTCGTTCCTGCTTGTGGCCTGCGGGGCGTTGCGTCTGGCTCGTTTCAACGTCCAGGTCAAGGTCACGGACAAGCGCTTCTTCACCGGCCTGCCCATTCCCGCCGCGGCCTGCACCCTGGCCACGCTTGTGCTCTTCATGCCTTTCGTCCCGCCGCACATCGCGGAGACGTCCCTGGCTCCGGCCCTGCTTGTGCTGGTCTACCTGCTTTCCTTCCTGATGGTCAGCACGGTGCGCTTCGCCTCCTTCAAGGAGCTCGGCTTTCTGCGCGCCCATTCCTTCAGCACCATGGTCGTGGCCATCCTGCTTTTCGTGCTCGTGGCCACCAAGCCCCGTGTCCTTGGCTTCCTGATCTTTCTGGCCTACATCGCTTCGGGCCTCGGCTATACGCTGTTCGTGCTTTCGCGGCGCGGGGCCAAGCTCTCGCAGCCGCCGCACGAGGATGCGGAACATGGCGAAAAAGAGGGCGGGCGCTAG